The following proteins are co-located in the Mesorhizobium australicum WSM2073 genome:
- a CDS encoding cobyric acid synthase — protein MARAIMLQGTGSDVGKTVLVAGLCRAAKKRGLKVRPFKPQNMSNNAAVADIPGDNNHGGGEIGRAQWLQAIACGVPPSVHMNPVLLKPQTDVGAQVIVQGKVFGEARARDYQALKGRLMDAVLESWGKVGEGADLVIVEGAGSPAEINLRSRDIANMGFATRADVPVVLVGDIDRGGVIASVAGTHLILPEEDRRMIVGYLINKFRGDVSLFDDGIKAIEKFTDWRCFGVVPWLKAAARLPSEDSVVLERLASGEARALKVAVPMLGRIANFDDLDPLKAEPQVEVVFVPPGKKLPADAGLVVIPGSKSTIGDLLKLRENGWDRDLAAHRKRGGHVVGICGGFQMLGRMVRDPDGIEGSVMEAEGLGLLDVETVMEPEKTVRNVSARSVPFGLPLEGYEIHLGRTTGPDTRRPSAIINGAEDGAISADGKVIGTYMHGLFGADGFRGKFLESLGIKGGGLDYRAEVERALDEVAAELETHLDCDAIFSLAR, from the coding sequence ATGGCCAGGGCAATCATGCTGCAAGGCACAGGGTCGGATGTCGGCAAGACGGTGCTGGTCGCAGGCCTTTGCCGCGCCGCGAAAAAGCGTGGCCTGAAGGTGCGGCCATTCAAGCCGCAGAACATGTCGAACAACGCCGCCGTCGCCGATATCCCCGGCGACAACAACCATGGTGGCGGCGAGATCGGCCGCGCGCAATGGCTGCAGGCGATCGCCTGCGGCGTGCCGCCATCGGTGCATATGAACCCGGTGCTGCTCAAGCCGCAGACCGATGTCGGCGCGCAGGTCATCGTCCAGGGCAAGGTGTTCGGCGAGGCGCGGGCGCGCGACTACCAGGCGCTGAAGGGCCGGCTGATGGATGCAGTGCTGGAGTCCTGGGGCAAGGTCGGCGAGGGCGCCGACCTCGTCATCGTGGAGGGCGCCGGCTCGCCGGCCGAAATCAACCTCCGCAGCCGCGATATCGCCAATATGGGCTTTGCCACGCGCGCCGATGTGCCGGTGGTGCTGGTCGGCGACATCGATCGCGGTGGCGTCATCGCCTCGGTCGCGGGCACGCATCTGATCCTGCCGGAAGAAGACCGGCGCATGATCGTCGGCTATCTCATCAACAAGTTCCGGGGCGATGTCTCGCTGTTCGATGACGGCATCAAGGCGATCGAGAAGTTCACCGACTGGCGCTGTTTCGGCGTCGTGCCGTGGCTGAAGGCCGCGGCACGGCTACCCTCGGAAGATTCCGTGGTGCTGGAGCGGCTGGCATCCGGCGAGGCGCGCGCGCTCAAAGTGGCGGTGCCGATGCTTGGCCGCATTGCGAATTTCGACGATCTCGACCCGCTCAAGGCCGAACCGCAGGTCGAAGTGGTGTTCGTGCCGCCGGGAAAGAAGCTGCCGGCCGATGCCGGGCTGGTGGTCATTCCCGGCTCCAAGTCGACGATCGGCGATCTCCTGAAGTTGCGCGAGAATGGTTGGGATCGGGATCTTGCGGCGCACCGCAAGCGCGGCGGCCATGTCGTCGGCATCTGCGGCGGGTTCCAGATGCTCGGCCGCATGGTACGCGATCCCGACGGCATCGAAGGCTCCGTCATGGAAGCCGAGGGGCTCGGCCTGCTCGATGTCGAGACGGTGATGGAGCCGGAAAAGACGGTGCGAAATGTCAGCGCCCGGTCAGTGCCGTTCGGCCTGCCGCTCGAAGGCTACGAGATCCACCTCGGCCGCACCACGGGTCCGGACACCAGGCGCCCGTCGGCGATCATCAATGGTGCCGAGGATGGCGCGATCTCGGCGGACGGCAAGGTGATCGGCACTTACATGCATGGCCTGTTCGGCGCCGACGGCTTTCGCGGGAAATTTCTCGAAAGCCTCGGCATCAAGGGCGGTGGCCTCGACTATCGTGCCGAAGTCGAGCGGGCGCTGGACGAAGTCGCCGCCGAGTTGGAGACCCATCTGGACTGCGACGCGATTTTTTCGCTGGCGCGTTGA
- a CDS encoding TSUP family transporter, whose product MIDLTAQTIAMLAFAAFAAGFVDSIAGGGGLITIPALLLAGFSPVEALGTNKLQGMFGSGSATIHYASKGHVDLRRQLPSALLALAGGAIGALLATIVPGDLLRAALPLVLIAIALYFALKPNMNDVDRAERLSPFLFGVTVVPAIGFYDGVFGPGAGSFYMLAFVTLAGYGVLKATAHTKLLNFASNIGGFIIFAAVGVISWKIGLMMGVAQFLGARVGASLAMRIGAKLIKPLLVIVCVALAVKLLADPANPLRVMIGL is encoded by the coding sequence ATGATCGACCTCACCGCCCAGACCATCGCCATGCTCGCTTTCGCCGCCTTTGCCGCGGGCTTTGTCGATTCGATAGCCGGCGGCGGCGGGCTGATCACCATTCCGGCGCTGCTGCTCGCCGGTTTTTCGCCGGTCGAGGCGCTTGGAACCAACAAGCTGCAAGGCATGTTCGGCTCCGGGTCGGCGACGATCCACTATGCCTCGAAAGGCCATGTCGACCTGCGCCGGCAGTTGCCATCGGCGCTGCTTGCCCTCGCTGGCGGCGCCATCGGCGCACTGCTGGCCACGATCGTGCCCGGCGACCTGTTACGCGCGGCCCTGCCGCTGGTGCTGATTGCCATTGCGCTCTACTTCGCGCTCAAGCCCAACATGAACGATGTCGACCGGGCCGAGCGCCTGTCGCCCTTCCTGTTCGGCGTGACCGTGGTGCCGGCCATCGGCTTCTATGATGGCGTATTCGGGCCGGGCGCCGGTTCCTTCTACATGCTGGCCTTCGTGACGCTCGCCGGCTACGGCGTGCTCAAGGCAACGGCGCACACCAAACTGCTCAATTTCGCCTCCAACATCGGCGGCTTCATCATCTTTGCCGCTGTCGGCGTCATCTCATGGAAGATTGGCCTGATGATGGGCGTCGCCCAGTTCCTCGGCGCCCGCGTTGGCGCGAGCTTGGCCATGCGTATCGGCGCCAAGCTGATCAAGCCGCTGCTGGTCATCGTCTGCGTGGCTCTGGCGGTGAAGCTGCTGGCCGATCCGGCCAACCCGTTGCGTGTCATGATTGGTCTGTGA
- a CDS encoding TerB family tellurite resistance protein — MAFALLDQIRSIFDGDPGVRKVADDPVLSAELLMLFRMILADGTVSESEMIAFRRICKDAFGIPETSIDAVIEYLNEFGYETNGSQAIALFRDLDVGRRKQLAQHMAEIAKADSQLAETEVRLLRRTLDLLDISPVDVVKPEE; from the coding sequence ATGGCATTCGCATTGCTGGACCAGATACGCTCGATCTTCGACGGCGACCCGGGCGTGCGCAAGGTCGCGGACGATCCCGTCCTGTCGGCGGAACTGCTGATGCTGTTCCGGATGATCCTGGCCGATGGCACGGTGAGCGAGAGCGAGATGATCGCCTTCCGGCGCATCTGCAAGGATGCTTTCGGCATTCCGGAAACCAGCATCGACGCGGTCATCGAATATCTCAACGAATTCGGCTACGAGACCAACGGCTCGCAGGCGATCGCGCTGTTTCGCGACCTCGACGTCGGGCGGCGCAAGCAATTGGCGCAGCACATGGCGGAAATCGCCAAGGCGGATTCGCAACTGGCCGAGACCGAGGTGCGCCTGTTGCGCCGCACGCTCGATTTGCTCGACATCAGCCCGGTCGACGTGGTGAAGCCGGAAGAGTAG
- a CDS encoding ABC transporter ATP-binding protein, which yields MSLLEVDNLSLVIGDTQILKDMELSVAPGEVMGLVGESGSGKSMTALTVMRLLPHAARATGRITFDGIDILGATEDQMCALRGDDIGMVFQEPMTALNPVKTIGEQVAEGIRWHTRASRADAEERARKMLDRVGLPEAKFPLSRYPHELSGGQRQRVVIAIACALKPKLLIADEPTTALDVVLQAQILDLLRDLVAENRMGLLLVSHDLAVVTEMADRITILRHGEVMDAGDTARTLSEQFHPYTRQLAQASMHVPARAKPHRVGMDQPLLQVEGVSRDYPGRRIALFRRAPDIRAVDDVSLSMAPGQSVALVGRSGCGKSTLARMILALDRPSSGVIRFRGEPITGRSEAELKPARRDMQVVFQDPYGSFDPRQKVEKLVAEPLHVLEKKPTRAERREMVAHALHEVGLDERDMHKYPHEFSGGQRQRLSIARAIITRPKLVVADEPVSALDVSIRAQILDLFAGLNRKLGIAYLFITHDLAVARAITDEVLVMHDGKIVERGRTSELLDHPQSEAARALVAAAPDLRRAIAKRMQEQG from the coding sequence ATGAGCCTGCTCGAAGTCGATAATCTGTCGCTGGTCATCGGCGACACACAGATCTTGAAAGACATGGAGCTCTCCGTCGCGCCCGGCGAAGTGATGGGGCTGGTCGGCGAATCCGGCTCCGGCAAATCGATGACAGCGCTGACGGTGATGCGGCTCCTGCCCCATGCCGCACGCGCCACCGGGCGCATTACATTCGACGGCATCGATATTCTCGGCGCGACCGAGGACCAGATGTGTGCCTTGCGCGGCGACGACATCGGCATGGTTTTCCAGGAGCCGATGACGGCGCTCAATCCGGTCAAGACGATCGGCGAACAAGTCGCCGAAGGCATACGCTGGCACACCAGGGCAAGCCGTGCCGACGCCGAGGAGCGGGCGCGAAAAATGCTCGACCGCGTCGGCCTGCCCGAAGCGAAATTCCCGCTGTCGCGCTATCCGCACGAATTGTCGGGCGGCCAGCGCCAGCGCGTCGTCATCGCCATCGCCTGCGCGCTGAAGCCGAAGCTGCTGATCGCCGACGAGCCGACGACGGCGCTCGACGTGGTGCTGCAGGCACAGATCCTCGACCTCCTGCGCGATCTCGTGGCGGAGAACCGCATGGGTCTGCTGCTGGTCTCGCATGATCTCGCTGTCGTAACAGAGATGGCCGACCGCATCACCATCCTGCGCCATGGCGAGGTGATGGACGCCGGCGACACGGCGCGTACGCTCTCGGAACAGTTCCATCCCTATACGCGCCAGCTGGCGCAGGCCTCGATGCATGTTCCGGCGCGCGCCAAGCCTCATCGTGTCGGGATGGACCAACCCTTGCTGCAGGTTGAGGGCGTCAGCCGCGACTACCCCGGCCGCCGCATCGCGCTGTTCAGGCGCGCGCCCGACATACGTGCGGTCGACGATGTCTCCCTGTCGATGGCGCCGGGCCAGTCGGTGGCGCTGGTCGGCCGCTCCGGCTGCGGCAAGTCGACCCTTGCCCGCATGATCCTGGCGTTGGACCGGCCGAGTTCGGGCGTGATCCGCTTTCGCGGCGAACCCATCACCGGCAGGAGCGAGGCCGAGCTGAAGCCGGCCAGGCGCGATATGCAGGTTGTCTTCCAGGACCCCTACGGCTCCTTCGATCCGCGCCAGAAGGTCGAAAAACTGGTCGCCGAACCCCTGCATGTCCTGGAGAAAAAACCGACGCGCGCCGAGCGCCGCGAGATGGTGGCGCATGCGCTGCACGAGGTCGGCCTCGACGAACGCGACATGCACAAATATCCGCACGAATTTTCCGGCGGCCAGCGCCAACGCCTGTCGATCGCCCGCGCCATCATCACGCGCCCCAAGCTTGTCGTCGCCGACGAGCCGGTCTCGGCGCTCGATGTTTCGATTCGTGCACAGATCCTGGACCTCTTCGCCGGACTCAACCGGAAACTCGGCATCGCCTATCTCTTCATCACTCATGACCTGGCCGTCGCCCGCGCCATCACGGATGAGGTGCTTGTCATGCATGACGGCAAGATCGTCGAGCGCGGCAGGACGAGCGAACTGCTCGATCACCCACAATCAGAGGCGGCCAGGGCGCTTGTCGCTGCGGCGCCGGATCTGCGCCGGGCGATCGCGAAACGGATGCAGGAACAAGGGTGA
- a CDS encoding ABC transporter permease — translation MTLRIDIPDETFRGILVKAFGNTAFVTGFVITVLILAMAVVSYVWTPFDVTRLVIADKTQGPSLAHWFGTDHFGRDILSMIMVGARNSIAVALVAVGIGMGVGVPLGAFAAARGGLVDEALMRINDLVFAFPALLSAIMITAIFGPGAVNAIIAIGIFNIPVFARVARAGALAVWPREFILAARAAGKSSTQISIEHVLPNIATLLLVQGTIQFALGILAEAGLSYLGLGAQPPMPSWGRMLFDAQTRMVVAPWMAIFPGMAIVVTVLGLNLLGDGIADILDPKSRRQR, via the coding sequence ATGACGCTGCGCATCGACATCCCCGACGAGACGTTCCGCGGCATCCTGGTCAAGGCGTTTGGGAACACCGCTTTCGTTACCGGTTTCGTCATCACCGTGCTGATCCTGGCGATGGCTGTCGTCTCCTATGTCTGGACACCCTTCGATGTGACGAGGCTCGTCATAGCGGACAAGACGCAAGGTCCCTCGCTGGCGCACTGGTTCGGCACCGACCATTTCGGCCGCGATATCCTGTCGATGATCATGGTTGGCGCCCGCAACTCGATCGCCGTGGCGCTGGTCGCCGTCGGGATCGGCATGGGTGTCGGCGTGCCGCTTGGCGCCTTCGCCGCCGCGCGCGGCGGCCTCGTCGACGAGGCGCTGATGCGCATCAACGACCTCGTCTTCGCGTTCCCCGCGCTGCTGTCGGCCATCATGATAACAGCCATCTTCGGGCCGGGCGCCGTCAACGCGATCATAGCCATCGGTATCTTCAACATTCCGGTGTTCGCCCGCGTCGCCCGCGCCGGCGCGCTGGCCGTCTGGCCGCGTGAATTCATCCTTGCCGCGCGCGCCGCCGGCAAGAGCAGCACGCAGATATCGATCGAACACGTGCTGCCCAACATCGCCACGCTGCTCCTAGTGCAAGGCACAATCCAGTTCGCGCTGGGCATCCTGGCCGAAGCCGGGCTTTCCTATCTCGGCCTCGGCGCTCAGCCGCCAATGCCGAGCTGGGGCCGCATGCTGTTCGACGCCCAGACGCGCATGGTGGTGGCGCCGTGGATGGCGATCTTCCCCGGCATGGCGATCGTCGTCACCGTGCTCGGCCTGAATCTTCTGGGCGACGGCATCGCCGACATTCTCGACCCGAAATCGCGGCGGCAGCGATGA
- a CDS encoding ABC transporter permease, which produces MSAYLLKRLAVALATLVLASMVVFAVLEILPGDPARLMLGMNASADQVELLRNQMGLNAPIVLRYLHWAGGLLTLDFGRSYTYSVPVIDLVRERLAVSLPLALIALALSTLIATPVGLFSASRRGRAGDTISMGVAQLGVAVPNFWFALMLIYVFAVWLRLVPAGGFPGWGAGAWPALKSLLLPAVALALPQAAILARVTRSALIEVLNEDYIRTARAKGLPYRAVLWRHALRNAMIPVLTILGLQFAFLLAGTIIIENVFYLPGLGRLVFQAITQRDLIVVESVVMLLVAAVVAVNLVVDLSYAVVDPRLRTRQ; this is translated from the coding sequence ATGAGCGCCTACCTCCTCAAGCGCCTCGCCGTCGCTTTAGCCACGCTGGTGCTTGCCTCGATGGTGGTGTTCGCCGTGCTGGAGATCCTCCCCGGCGATCCGGCGCGGCTGATGCTGGGCATGAACGCCAGTGCCGACCAAGTGGAACTCTTGCGCAACCAGATGGGCCTCAACGCGCCGATCGTACTGCGCTATCTGCACTGGGCCGGCGGCTTGCTCACCCTCGATTTCGGCCGCTCCTATACCTACTCGGTCCCGGTCATCGATCTCGTGCGTGAACGGCTGGCCGTCTCGCTGCCGCTGGCGCTGATCGCGCTCGCGCTCTCCACCTTGATCGCCACTCCGGTCGGCCTGTTTTCCGCCAGCCGACGCGGACGGGCCGGCGATACGATTTCAATGGGCGTCGCGCAGCTTGGCGTTGCCGTGCCCAATTTCTGGTTCGCGCTGATGCTGATCTATGTCTTCGCCGTCTGGCTGCGTCTGGTCCCGGCCGGTGGTTTTCCTGGTTGGGGCGCCGGCGCCTGGCCGGCACTGAAATCGCTGCTGTTGCCGGCGGTGGCGCTTGCCTTGCCGCAAGCGGCGATCCTGGCGCGCGTCACCCGCTCGGCGCTGATCGAGGTGCTCAACGAGGATTACATCCGCACCGCCCGCGCCAAGGGCCTGCCCTATCGAGCCGTGCTGTGGCGGCACGCGCTACGCAATGCCATGATCCCGGTGCTGACCATCCTTGGCCTGCAGTTCGCCTTCCTGCTCGCCGGCACCATCATCATCGAAAATGTCTTCTATTTGCCCGGGCTCGGCCGGCTGGTGTTCCAGGCGATCACCCAGCGCGACCTGATCGTCGTCGAGAGCGTCGTCATGCTGCTGGTCGCCGCCGTCGTTGCCGTCAACCTCGTCGTCGACCTTTCCTATGCGGTGGTCGATCCCCGCCTGAGGACCCGGCAATGA
- a CDS encoding ABC transporter substrate-binding protein: protein MRLWKTILAAAVLALAAGTSAFAARTDLVIGIPLEPPHLDPTAGAAAAIKEVLYANVFEGLTRIGPNGEVLPDLAESWTISDDGKVYTFKLHTGVKFHDGADFSADDVKFSLDRARADNSVNAQKGLFAAIDKVDVIDPATVNVTLKNPQGSFLYNMGWGDAVMVSPKSAATNKENPVGTGPFKFQNWAKGSSITLVKSGHYWGAPVFLDKVEFRIVPDAAAYVPALLSGDIQAFPFFDPDSLAQVKDDPRFKVVIGSTEGETILSINNKKPPFDKLQVRQAISYALDRKAIIDGASAGLGLPIGSHMSPANKDYVDLTGLYPHNVDKAKELLKEAGLENGFKATLKLPPPSYARLGGEIIASQLRDVGINLEIIPVEWAQWLDQVFTKKDYDLTIVSHTEPNDIDIYARKDYYFNYDNPTFDKVIADLNLTSDEAKRKELLGEAQKILADDAVVGFLYELPKVGVWDAKLQGLWENAPIQANDLTKVKWSE from the coding sequence ATGAGATTGTGGAAAACCATTCTGGCCGCCGCGGTTCTCGCATTGGCCGCTGGAACCTCCGCCTTTGCGGCCCGAACCGACCTGGTCATCGGCATTCCGCTCGAACCGCCGCATCTCGACCCAACCGCTGGTGCCGCTGCGGCGATCAAGGAAGTGCTCTACGCCAATGTCTTCGAGGGCCTGACCCGGATCGGACCCAATGGCGAAGTGCTGCCGGATCTGGCGGAAAGCTGGACCATTTCCGATGACGGCAAGGTCTACACCTTCAAGCTGCACACCGGCGTCAAATTCCACGACGGCGCCGATTTCAGCGCCGATGACGTGAAATTCTCGCTCGACCGTGCCCGCGCCGACAATTCGGTCAACGCGCAGAAGGGCCTGTTCGCGGCCATCGACAAGGTCGATGTCATCGATCCGGCGACGGTGAACGTCACGCTGAAAAACCCGCAAGGATCCTTCCTTTACAATATGGGCTGGGGCGACGCGGTGATGGTGTCGCCGAAATCCGCCGCCACCAACAAGGAAAACCCGGTTGGCACCGGCCCGTTCAAGTTCCAGAACTGGGCCAAGGGATCATCGATCACGCTGGTCAAATCTGGCCATTACTGGGGCGCTCCGGTGTTCCTCGACAAGGTCGAGTTCCGCATCGTGCCCGATGCCGCGGCCTATGTGCCGGCCCTTTTGTCCGGCGACATCCAGGCCTTCCCCTTCTTCGATCCCGACAGCCTCGCACAGGTCAAGGACGATCCGCGTTTCAAGGTGGTGATCGGTTCGACCGAAGGCGAGACCATCCTCTCGATCAACAACAAGAAGCCACCTTTCGACAAGCTGCAGGTCAGGCAGGCGATCTCCTACGCGCTCGACCGCAAGGCGATCATCGACGGCGCCTCAGCCGGCCTTGGCCTGCCGATCGGCTCGCATATGTCGCCGGCGAACAAGGACTATGTCGACCTCACCGGCCTCTATCCGCATAATGTCGACAAGGCCAAGGAACTGCTGAAGGAGGCCGGGCTGGAGAACGGCTTCAAGGCAACGCTGAAACTGCCGCCGCCCAGCTATGCACGGCTCGGTGGCGAGATCATCGCCTCGCAACTTCGCGATGTCGGCATCAACCTGGAGATCATCCCGGTCGAATGGGCGCAGTGGCTGGACCAGGTGTTCACCAAGAAGGATTACGACCTGACCATCGTCTCCCACACCGAGCCCAACGACATCGATATCTATGCGCGCAAGGACTATTACTTCAACTACGACAATCCGACCTTCGACAAGGTGATCGCCGACCTCAACCTCACCTCCGACGAGGCCAAGCGCAAGGAACTGCTTGGCGAGGCGCAGAAGATCCTGGCCGACGACGCCGTGGTCGGCTTCCTCTACGAATTGCCCAAGGTCGGTGTCTGGGACGCCAAGCTGCAAGGCCTGTGGGAAAATGCGCCGATCCAGGCCAATGACCTGACCAAGGTGAAGTGGAGCGAGTGA
- a CDS encoding acetylornithine deacetylase/succinyl-diaminopimelate desuccinylase family protein → MNGRLLKAIDIRRDELVALTADLIRFPTINPPGEAYGPCANYIGARLRKSGFETEFIRADGTPGDTDRYPRINVVARFDGRSPGACVHFNSHIDVVEAGDGWTVDPFAGIVRDGKVYGRGACDMKGGLAASIIAVEAFLEVFPDFPGAIEISGTVDEESGGFGGVAHLAGLGYFSKPRVDHVIIPEPLNKDRICLGHRGVWWAEIETKGEIAHGSMPFLGDNAVRHMGAVLQAFENELFPALDRKITRMPVVPEGARRSTMNINSVHGGQTEDFRPGLPSPNVPDSCRLTIDRRFLLEEDLATVKAEVTGILDRLKRERKKFDYEIRDLMEVLPLMTERDAPVVKAVAQGIHAIFDREPDYVISPGTYDQKHIARIGHIHDCIAYGPGILDLAHRPDEWVGISDMVESAKVMAIGLNVLLRGTATG, encoded by the coding sequence ATGAACGGGCGACTCCTCAAGGCAATCGACATCAGGCGCGACGAGTTGGTGGCGCTGACCGCCGACCTGATCCGCTTTCCGACCATAAATCCACCCGGCGAAGCCTACGGACCATGCGCCAACTATATCGGTGCGCGGCTAAGGAAGAGCGGCTTCGAGACCGAGTTCATCCGCGCCGACGGCACGCCCGGGGACACCGATCGCTACCCGCGCATCAATGTCGTTGCGCGGTTTGATGGACGGTCACCTGGTGCCTGCGTCCATTTCAATTCGCATATCGACGTTGTCGAAGCCGGCGACGGCTGGACCGTCGATCCGTTCGCCGGCATCGTCAGGGATGGCAAGGTCTATGGACGCGGCGCCTGCGACATGAAGGGCGGCCTCGCCGCCTCCATCATCGCTGTCGAAGCCTTTTTGGAAGTCTTCCCGGACTTTCCGGGCGCCATCGAGATCTCGGGAACGGTCGATGAGGAATCCGGCGGCTTCGGCGGCGTCGCCCACCTGGCCGGCCTCGGCTATTTCTCGAAACCCAGGGTCGATCACGTCATCATTCCCGAGCCTCTCAACAAGGACCGCATCTGCCTCGGCCATCGCGGCGTCTGGTGGGCGGAGATCGAGACCAAGGGTGAGATCGCGCACGGCTCGATGCCGTTTCTCGGCGACAATGCGGTGCGCCATATGGGCGCGGTGCTGCAGGCATTCGAGAACGAACTGTTCCCGGCACTCGACCGCAAGATCACGCGCATGCCGGTGGTGCCGGAAGGCGCCAGGCGCTCGACCATGAACATCAATTCCGTTCATGGCGGCCAGACCGAGGATTTCCGCCCCGGCCTGCCCTCCCCCAACGTGCCCGATTCCTGCCGTCTGACCATCGACCGCCGCTTCCTTCTCGAGGAGGATCTGGCCACGGTCAAAGCCGAAGTGACCGGCATTCTCGACCGGCTGAAGCGCGAGCGCAAAAAATTCGACTACGAGATCCGCGATCTGATGGAAGTACTGCCGCTGATGACCGAGCGCGACGCGCCCGTCGTCAAGGCGGTGGCGCAAGGCATTCATGCGATCTTCGACCGCGAGCCCGACTACGTCATTTCGCCCGGCACCTACGACCAGAAGCACATCGCCCGCATCGGACATATCCACGACTGCATCGCCTATGGCCCGGGCATTCTCGACCTCGCCCATCGGCCGGACGAGTGGGTCGGCATATCGGACATGGTGGAATCGGCCAAGGTGATGGCGATCGGGCTCAACGTGCTGCTGCGCGGCACGGCCACGGGATAA
- a CDS encoding L,D-transpeptidase: MKMSFLKAAVLVVALFGASAASQSATLVANIDVSSQTMTVRYGDSVYRWAVSTARPGYFTPRGTYRPQRTARMWYSRKYDMSPMPYSVFFRGGYAIHGTGAVRQLGRPASHGCVRLHTANAAAFYSMVREVGFGNTRIVVTN, from the coding sequence ATGAAAATGTCATTTCTCAAGGCAGCAGTATTGGTCGTTGCGCTGTTTGGCGCATCGGCCGCAAGTCAGTCGGCGACATTGGTGGCGAACATCGACGTGTCGTCGCAGACAATGACGGTTCGTTATGGCGATTCTGTCTATAGGTGGGCCGTCTCGACCGCCCGTCCGGGCTATTTCACGCCGCGCGGCACCTACCGGCCGCAGCGCACGGCGCGGATGTGGTATTCGCGCAAATACGACATGTCGCCGATGCCGTACTCGGTGTTCTTCCGTGGCGGCTATGCCATCCATGGAACGGGCGCCGTCAGGCAGCTCGGCCGTCCGGCTTCGCATGGCTGCGTAAGGCTGCATACAGCCAATGCCGCGGCCTTCTATTCAATGGTCCGCGAAGTGGGCTTCGGCAATACGCGCATTGTCGTCACCAATTAG
- a CDS encoding lipid A biosynthesis lauroyl acyltransferase, translating into MLKKLRRDLKFRFGRQLRQVNYWFVARLAMVIMSLLRLLPVDSALNFADRTARLIGPRVGRHQVALDNLRKAYPEKSEDEIRAIASDMWGNMARLAAEYIFLDALFDYDPAAGKPGRIEVKGTEHFVEIAAEKQPHIVFTGHLGNFELLPVAAATFGMNITALFRPPNNPYLADYILSTRRSTMGGLLPSMAGASFALAGVLENGGNIGVLVDQKFSNGLDTTFFGRPCQSNRVLGTLARHYDCDVYPARCIRLPGNRFRLEIEDKLVLPRTADGSVDVHATTQMLNDVVERWVREDPGQWMWFHKRWEISKWRRKNRTKPAPVSNT; encoded by the coding sequence GTGCTCAAGAAGCTTCGCCGCGATCTGAAATTTCGCTTTGGCAGACAATTGCGCCAGGTGAATTACTGGTTTGTTGCGCGTCTCGCGATGGTCATCATGTCGCTGCTGCGCCTGCTGCCGGTCGACAGCGCGCTGAATTTTGCCGACCGCACCGCACGCCTCATCGGTCCAAGGGTCGGACGCCACCAGGTCGCCCTCGACAATCTGCGCAAGGCCTATCCGGAAAAGAGCGAGGACGAAATCCGGGCCATCGCCTCCGACATGTGGGGCAACATGGCCCGCCTTGCCGCCGAATACATCTTCCTCGACGCCCTGTTCGACTATGACCCAGCCGCCGGCAAGCCCGGCCGCATCGAGGTCAAGGGAACAGAGCATTTCGTCGAGATCGCGGCCGAGAAGCAGCCGCACATCGTCTTCACCGGCCATCTCGGCAATTTCGAGCTGCTGCCGGTGGCGGCCGCGACCTTCGGCATGAACATCACGGCGCTGTTTCGGCCGCCCAACAACCCCTACCTCGCCGACTACATCCTTTCGACAAGGCGATCGACCATGGGAGGCTTGCTGCCTTCGATGGCCGGTGCCTCGTTCGCGCTGGCGGGGGTGTTGGAGAATGGCGGCAATATCGGCGTTCTCGTCGACCAGAAATTCTCCAACGGCCTGGACACGACCTTCTTCGGCCGTCCCTGCCAGAGCAACCGCGTGCTCGGCACCCTTGCCCGCCACTATGACTGCGACGTCTATCCGGCGCGTTGTATCAGGTTGCCGGGCAACCGCTTCCGGCTCGAGATCGAGGACAAGTTGGTCCTGCCGCGCACCGCCGACGGCAGCGTCGATGTCCACGCCACCACCCAGATGCTGAATGACGTCGTCGAGCGCTGGGTCCGAGAGGATCCAGGCCAATGGATGTGGTTCCACAAAAGGTGGGAGATCAGCAAGTGGCGGCGAAAAAACCGCACCAAGCCGGCTCCCGTCTCAAACACATGA